Genomic DNA from Brassica rapa cultivar Chiifu-401-42 chromosome A04, CAAS_Brap_v3.01, whole genome shotgun sequence:
AATTTTGGTGTTGGTCGGAGTGAAGTTTGTGTTCAATCTGTTTTCACGCTTCTTGACAACCTTGGGCAATGGGTTGATGATGTGAAGCAGGGAGTAGCACTCTCATTGTCTGTACAGTCATCAGGCGGTAGACAAGTAGCATCCAAATCAAAAGACCAGGTTTCAACTTCAACAACAGAACAGGATCAACTTCTTGTACAGTGTAAATATGTGTTGGAGCTTTTGCTTGCTATTCCCAAGGTGACCCTTGCTAGGGCATCATTCAGGTGTCAAGCATATGCTAGGTCGTTGATGTACCTTGAATCCCATGTACGTGAAAAGTCGGGTTCCTTGAATCCGGCAGCTGAGAAGACAGGCTTCTTTGAAAATGCTGATGTTTCTTCTCTGATGGGAATATACAGCTGCCTTGACGAGCCTGATGGTCTTTCTGGCTTTGCAAGTTTAAGCAAATCGTTAAGTTTGCAAGACCAATTGTTGATAGATAAGAAATCTGGTAACTGGGCAGAAGTTTTTACTGCATGTGAACAAGCCCTTCAGATGGAACCAACATCAGTTCAAAGACACTCAGATGTTCTTAATTGCTTACTTAACATGTGCCACCATCAGACAATGGTCACTCATGTTGACGGACTAATTTCCAGAGTACCTGAGTACAAGAAAACGTGGTGTACGCAAGGTGTACAAGCTGCATGGAGACTCGGAAAATGGGACTTGATGGATGAGTATCTTGGTGGAGCAGATGAAGAAGGTCTACTCTTCAGTAGTTCAGACAGTAATGCCTCTTTTGACAGAGATGTTGCAAAGATTCTCCAAGCAATGATGAAGAAGGATCAATATTCCGTAGCTGAGAGAATAGCAATTTCCAAGCAAGCTCTTATTGCTCCTCTAGCTGCTGCAGGCATGGACTCCTATACACGAGCTTATCCTTTTGTTGTCAAACTTCACTTGCTAAGAGAGCTAGAGGACTTACAGGCGCTTCTTAATGGGGAATCATATCTGGAGAAATCATTTAGTACAAGTGATCCAGTGTTTTCAAAAGTAGTAGATAACTGGGAGAACCGGCTCAGGTTCACTCAATCATCATTGTGGACAAGGGAACCCCTTTTAGCTTTCCGAAGGCTTGTCTTTGGTGCCTCTGGGCTTGGTGCTCAAGTTGGGAACTGTTGGCTACAATATGCAAAGCTTTGCCGTTTGGCTGGGCACTATGAGACAGCTCACAGGGCACTTTTGGAAGCTCAGGCTTCTGGTGCACCTAATGTTCACATGGAAAAGGCAAAACTTCTTTGGATCACTAGGCGTTCGGACAGTGCCATTATAGAGCTACAACAATCTCTCCTGAATATGCCTGAGGGAGTTGTCGACTCCACTGTAATTTCTTCTATCAATAGCTTATTGATGGCTCCCCCAAATCCAGAGCCAACAGTTCGTAACACACAATCTTTCAGTGACAAAAAGGATGTTGCGAAGACGCTTCTTCTGTATACCAAATGGATCCACCACAGCGggcaaaaacaaaagaaagatgtTTTAAATCTTTATACCCAAGTGAAGGACTTGCAGCCCTGGGAGAAGGGATATTTCCACTTGGCTAAGTATTATGATGAACTATATGTTGATGCAAGAAAGTGTCAACAAGAGAGCATTGTATTGAGCTCTGCAGGCAGCAAAAAAGGTTCAGTCTCGTCGAATTCGAGCACTGAGAAAGCAGGGTGGGATTACCTATTTAAGGGAATGTATTTCTATGCTAAGGGACTTCACAGTGGGCACAAGAATCTCTTTCAAGCACTTCCGAGGTTGTTAACACTATGGTTTGACTTTAGTACAATCTATCAAATGAGTGGTTCAGCAGGAAATAAGGAAATGAAAAGTACTCATATGAAGGTAGTACTGATTGTGTACTCTCTATTTTATATAGCTCTTCGACATTTAATACTTCTCCTGTTTCATAAGTTAACAATATCTTTGATTATTCTGGCAGATAATGAGTTTAATGAGGGGGTGCTTAAAGGATCTGCCAACCTATCAATGGTTAACAGTGTTGCCTCAGTTGGTATCTAGAATCTGCCACCAGAACGGGGAAACAGTGCAAATGGTTAAAAATTTAATCACCTCTGTTCTACACCAATTTCCTCAGCAAGGGCTGTGGATTATGGCTGCTGTTTCGAAATCAGCTGTTCCTGCTAGGAGGGAAGCAGCTGCAGAAATTCTACAAGGTGCACGGAAAGGCTTTAACCAAAGTGACAGAGGGCACAATATGTTCATTCAGTTTGCTAGCTTGACTGATCATTTCATTAAACTGTGCTTCCATGGGGGACAACCAAGATCCAAGATTATTAATATAGCGACTGAGTTCAGTGCCTTGAAAAGAATGATGCCTCTGGATATCATCATGCCAATTCAACAATCTCTTACAATTACCCTACCAGCATTCGATATGAAGAATAATGAACGACACTCTGCCAGTGTCTTTTCTGGTTCGGATCTACCAACTATATGTGGTATAACTGATGAAGCCGAGATACTTTCATCCCTTCAGCGCCCAAAGAAGGTATGCTTTTCCTTTTTTCACGGATTGAAAATGTGATTCTCTGGTTCCATGATTCTCTGCACTGCTCTCTGCTTGTCTCCTTCTATGTCTGCTAATAACATAGATACATTTTTATCTTCGAGGACCAGTCCTGAAATATGcctttatattttgtatattcagATCATCCTGCTGGGAAATGATGGTATTGAGTATCCATTCCTCTGCAAGCCCAAGGATGATCTCAGGAAAGATGCTCGGATGATGGAATTTAATGCGATGATAAACCGCTTACTATCCAAATATCCCGAAAGCAGGCGAAGGAAGCTATATATCCGCACATTTGCAGTAGTTCCGCTGACTGAGGACTGTGGCATGGTGGAGTGGGTTCCACATACACGTGGACTCCGCCATATTCTACAAGATATATACATTTCTTGCGGGAGGTTTGATCGGCAGAAAACAAATCCTCaaattaaaagaatatatgATCAGTGTGCTGCTAAAAAGGAGTGTGAGATGCTCAAGACCAAGATCCTCCCTATGTTCCCTCCACTTTTCCATAAATGGTTCCTGACAACGTTTTCTGAACCAGCTGCTTGGTTTAGGTCACGTGTAGCTTATGCTCACACCACAGCAGTTTGGTCCATGGTTGGGCACGTTGTTGGACTTGGGGACCGTCATGGAGAAAATATACTCTTTGATTCTACTTCAGGCGACTGTGTTCATGTAGACTTCAGTTGCTTATTTGACAAAGGCCTGCAACTGGAGAAGCCTGAGTTGGTGCCATTCAGATTGACCCAGGCAAGCTCTCGtttgtttgtgtgttctatTTTGATACTTTTGCCCCCTtggttatataataataatgacCATGTAAATGTTGGTTTGCCAAACGACAGAACATGATAGATGGTTTGGGCATCACTGGATATGAGGGCATCTTCATGAAGGTATGTGAAATCACTCTCACAGTGTTGAGGACACATAGGGAGACACTAATGAGCATCCTGGAGACTTTCATCCACGATCCTCTTGTGGAGTGGACAAAATCACACAAATCAAGCGGTGTAGAAGTTCAGAACCCACATGCACAGGTTTGCATAACAGTCTGATGCTTCTCGTACATGTCAGTCACTTCTATTCTTACATTTTGTCTTCTAATTGAACGTGTGATAAACTTGGCAATAACAGCGGGCCATAAGCAGCATTGAAGCCCGGCTGCGGGGGGTGGTTGTTGGTGTTCCCCTACCAGTTGAAGGGCAAGCTCGCCGGTTAATTTCTGATGCAGTTTCACTTGAGAATCTTGGGAAGATGTATATCTGGTGGATGCCCTGGTTCTGATTTAAACCTATCAAATATTGCATGGTGCCACTTAATTTTAACATGGAAATTATAAATCTTCTATGAAATGCCTTATTTGTGCCTCGTGATAACAGCACAGAAAATAGATTTAAGTTGATTGTTCATGAGTCGCCTATGGCAACATGGGTGGCTACAAATCTTGCATGGTTCACTTGGATCAATGTCGTTTGGGAGGCACATCGTCCGTGTCATCGGATCCTCCAATAAGCGCAATCCCATCTCCAATCATTGCAAATTGCTCATCTATTATCATTCTCTTCAAACAGATCAAAATTATTCTTCCTACCCTTCACATTAGTCTTCTTACTCGAATAAAAAATACAACCTTGCGCAATTTAATATCACATTGGTtgtaaatatatagaaaatgaaATTTCGATTACTGTCACTTGAAGCTTGATttctgatttgattcttgtaAGTCAAACCTTAGATATGTGTGCCTCATCCTAGAGACCCTTGAATCAATCTACTAAACCAGAAGAAAACACCAAGACCACTTGGTCTACTTGAGGCTTCCAGATCAGTTTTGTGCCACTGAAGTTGGAATTGACATAGTTTTCTATATTGGTTCTTCTGATTGAAAAAATAACATTTGTCAAATTATACACCCTTGcttttgattattatttgttATGTCTTCGAGGTTGTTTTTTCGAGTACATATATATACtgaaacatgattttttttttgttttttgttttctgattACGATTATTTTTATAGAGTAATAagatgaacaaagaaaaaaagtttattgagaacaaagagaaaaaatgTATTGGGAAAAAGAGTGATTAAACTGCTGAACACAATCGAGATTGATTAAGATAATTGCTTTTAAAGCCTTCTCGATAGACTGCATCATTGCCATTACTCTGCCACATAAACCACTGCCGTTTTAACCCTGCCATAGCTTGCCATATTGGGTGCATGCTTTGCTGCAAACCTTATGAGCATGCTACAGAACAAACTGGCGCCTTGAACCATGCTATATATGTTCCAAGATCTGTTAACTAGTCTATACATGTTGTAGCTGTATTGATAACGATCACGAGAGTCGTTATTTTCCTTTGTCTCAGTTTGTTAATCTTTTAAAACTTAGCTCTTTGATCTGGATGCACAAATAGAAACTTCAAGGAATCAAACAACCTGAGCTGTCGTTGTTTAGTTAAGGTGTTCTCTACAGAATACATAGAAACAGAGTGGGGAAGACGGGACCACATCAATGCAGAGGCTCTCTGAAAGCTGTGTGTTGGATCATCTGAAAGAAAATCAAACCAAGAACCaaacgaaagaaaaaaaaaagctattttTGATTTCAATATTGTTATGTTTATTGGGAAAATGCTAATTTCATAAACTATTTTGGGATTCACTCGATACAATAAGCATCACAATATATCTCTGAAATTTCTCATCCAACACACAcagaacagaacaaaacaaaaaaagaacagaTGATGAAATGTTTGCGGAGAGCAATTCATCCGACGATCTTTCTCTGCCGGAGGAATCTAGCGATCGGGGGAGTCAACGCCATCGTGATCGGCACCCTTATCGGAAACAGCGCCTTATTGCACAGAACCGCCAAAGCTAGGGCTCCGCCTGCTGATTTGGCCAGCTGCCGGCTCTTCTCCTCCGCAGAAGCTTTCTCATCGGAGGAGAACCAAGGGATTTGGTACTTGTCGAGGAGGGACTCCACATCGACGTTGTTCTTGATGGCGATGTAGAATCCGCTGATGGAGACGCCGGAGACGGAGAAATGGACCCCCAGCGCTACTTTCCCGTACTTCTTCACTATCTCCTTGAGCCGACTCGCCATCGAttaccagatcagatcagatcaCCGAGAACAGTCttcgatttagggtttatcTCTCAAACCCCTTCCCTTCTGGGCCTTTTTGCTCTAATCTCTTTGCTTGGTTGCCACTTCTTTTGGCCCATTTCAAAGCCcgttaatcattttaaaaaaatattaaatataagaaatgttATAAATCGcactgacaaaaaaaagtaaataatattgtATTCTCCTGTTTGTAGTTAATCATAGTTTTAGCTTTTTAATTTTTGAGATCTAACTAacttttttgtaaaatataattgtttatatataatgGTATTGGATTATTTACATATAAGTCATGAATCATAGTTTGATAAATAAAGGAATAAAAGGAATCAAtgatttgttgacaaaaaaaaaaaaaggaatcaaTGATTTATTTACATTGGTGTAAAACTAGTCCGGTCTTTTATTGAATGACCACTTACATACACTGCATGGTACCTAACAATTGCATCCAATTTCCATGGCCAGGTACATTAATTActgaatgatttattttatttgtttcctaATATAATCATATTAGTTAGACATATTAGTTGGTGATGTTGTGGCTCAAAGAGGACTCAAAACACAAcaaatttgtttctttcttgtGTTTTTTTGGCCCTTCTGTTTTAAGACCCAACGCCCTATACATTGATGTCAGACATGGTTAAATCAATGCAAAGATTTATACTTACATCATAAATTGCTTCTAATGAGTGAATGAgatttgataataataatactgGTGTAATAATAATACGAGAGTCATGGCATCGTGTGTTCTCTGATATTAACGGGATCATATCCACTTGTTAACCATGTTCCATATTTGTTTAGTTGGCAGTTATTTAATATCTCCACTTGTTAACCATGTTCCATATTTGTTTAGTTTGCAGTTATTTAGTATTGATCCGAGTGTTTTGTTTAATGAGAtggttgtcaaaaaaaaaaaaaaaaagtttaatgagatgtgaaaaaaaaatttgaagtaATTTGTTTCTTAGGCCAACATTATCGGCGTCCCAGCAGGTCGTCCTTAGGCGAAATGGgccgaaaaataaataaaaaataaaagaaaagaagagagacgTGGGTTAATCAAGGAATGTCCGAGCTCGTCCTTATTGAGCACGTGGCACAGTTTGATTGGAAAACCGAAAGGGGTAGAGGAAACACGAAGATCTGTTTCGAATAATCTTGGTCTCGACTCCTCTCTCTGCAAAGACTACTCCAAATTGGCGAACAACGGGGATTTCCGGGAATGATtggaagcatcgactgtatgcattgggagtggaaaaactgcccTACCGCGTGGAAAGGAATGTATTCACGAGGAACCGGAAAACCAACAATTGTATTGGAGGCGGTAGCTTCATCTGATCTCTGGATATGGCACGCGTTTTTTGGAGCTCCAGGTACTATGAACGATCTTAATATTCTTGATCgatcacctgtttttgatgaaattATTAACGGAAATGCTCCGGAAGTCAATTTCTATGTTAACGGCAGAGAGTACCATTTGGCTTACTATCTTGCCGATGGTATTTATCCGAAATGAACAACTTTTATTCAATCTATCCGACTCCCACAAGGTCCAAAGAATTGTTAATTTGCTAAAAACCAAGAAGCCGTCCGAAAAGATGTTGAGCGTGCCTTCGGAGTCCTGCAAGCTAGATTCGCCGTTGTTAGAAATCCATCTAATTTAtggaataaaaagaaaataggaaatattatgagagcatgtatcatactccataatatgattgtcgaaGATGAACGAGATTCATACACTCAGCTTAACGCTTCTGAATTTCAACATGGAGAAGATGGGGATCCTACATTTGAAGTTAGGAGGACTACAAATCTCAGTAATACAATGGGTCGTCGAGCAGGAGTTCGGGATAGACAAGGCCATCAACAATTAAAAGATGATTTGGTTGAAAATATATGGACTAAATTTGGACATCTCCCAAATAACTACAATGTTTAAGTTTCTATGAAt
This window encodes:
- the LOC103864241 gene encoding uncharacterized protein LOC103864241, which codes for MASRLKEIVKKYGKVALGVHFSVSGVSISGFYIAIKNNVDVESLLDKYQIPWFSSDEKASAEEKSRQLAKSAGGALALAVLCNKALFPIRVPITMALTPPIARFLRQRKIVG